From a region of the Nerophis lumbriciformis linkage group LG06, RoL_Nlum_v2.1, whole genome shotgun sequence genome:
- the plekho2 gene encoding pleckstrin homology domain-containing family O member 2 isoform X2 — protein sequence MEHDTVEEPVYPKFLGKAGWVKKAPCRLLAKYKERYIEVERTDVAVYENEDLKSCIERLDLDNYDKCHELKSPFRRKQRLILIRSPKSGNKVPDMIFQAQTAVEKEAWIKALSEGISRAKNKVLDEVKLNESSNLQHFTRARPQGVRNRRPPTRIHMKELAELSSEGMLRLGLATMPNSTYDDVDTLVECHKSLGEPKEPEVEESRTQALMLPMVLPEDSDVPAEEATEGSYPVSTCKKGPPPTTPNLASNYSSELPGDSQFRRQIQPPTPPTKDKKPLQTSELNQEAADRPEVTERITENVCNDEGFVLDKETNLIIDDNTTPEGDEPSLCLEKGSVPCWHAEEIPCNDLLKDDVGPILAQISQVKANAVEECVLNVKCEASSTTLTARNIGLGVFDSRVRVTADARSEVSTQFQAASFGDLLSDSSVGIHGRSAVLPKQAFSNHLAKVENELMLEVEKTNRLMSRVVGDDDDDDGSTPAELLSKAMEKLKKADQVLTEVKKLQFTKTLNKRNSW from the exons GACCTCAAGAGCTGCATTGAAAGGCTGGACCTCGATAACTATGATAAATGTCATGAATTAAAGAGTCCATTTAGGAGGAAACAAAGACTCATTCTTATCCGATCGCCCAAGTCTGGAAATAAG GTTCCTGATATGATATTCCAAGCACAGACTGCAGTGGAGAAGGAAGCTTGGATTAAAGCCCTAAGTGAGGGAATCAGTCGTGCAAAGAACAAAGTTTTGGATGAG GTTAAGTTGAATGAAAGCAGTAATTTACAGCATTTTACCCGAGCAAGACCCCAGGGAGTTCGTAACCGCCGCCCACCAACCAGGATCCACATGAAAGAG CTTGCAGAGTTGTCATCCGAAGGAATGCTGCGCTTGGGTCTTGCCACCATGCCGAATAGCACATATGATGATGTAGACACCCTTGTAGAATGCCACAAATCCCTTGGGGAACCAAAAGAACCAGAAGTTGAGGAGAGCCGGACTCAG GCCCTGATGTTGCCCATGGTCCTGCCTGAAGACAGTGATGTACCTGCTGAAGAAGCCACAGAGGGTTCATACCCTGTAAGTACGTGTAAGAAAGGTCCACCCCCAACAACTCCAAATCTCGCAAGCAACTACTCAAGTGAGCTTCCTGGAGATTCCCAATTTAGGCGGCAAATCCAACCTCCAACCCCACCAACCAAAGACAAGAAGCCATTGCAAACTTCAGAACTAAACCAAGAGGCTGCAGACAGACCAGAGGTTACGGAAAGAATTACAGAGAACGTCTGCAATGATGAAGGGTTTGTTTTAGACAAAGAAACCAACTTAATCATAGACGACAACACAACTCCAGAGGGGGATGAGCCTTCATTGTGTCTTGAAAAAGGATCGGTTCCTTGTTGGCATGCAGAAGAGATCCCGTGTAATGACTTGCTGAAAGATGATGTCGGTCCAATTCTTGCTCAAATATCACAGGTTAAAGCAAATGCAGTGGAGGAATGTGTTTTAAATGTCAAGTGTGAAGCTTCTAGCACCACCTTGACAGCGAGAAATATCGGCTTAGGTGTGTTTGACAGCCGTGTAAGGGTTACAGCTGATGCCAGATCAGAGGTCTCAACACAGTTCCAAGCAGCCTCCTTTGGAGATCTGCTGTCTGACTCATCTGTCGGTATTCATGGGAGAAGTGCGGTCCTTCCCAAGCAAGCTTTCAGCAATCATTTGGCCAAAGTTGAAAATGAGCTGATGCTGGAAGTGGAAAAGACAAACAGGCTCATGAGCAGAGTGGTcggggatgatgatgatgatgatggttccACGCCGGCGGAGCTGCTAAGTAAGGCTATGGAGAAGTTAAAGAAGGCTGATCAAGTCCTCACAGAGGTCAAGAAACTGCAATTTACAAAGACTTTGAACAAAAGAAATAGCTggtga
- the plekho2 gene encoding pleckstrin homology domain-containing family O member 2 isoform X1 — protein sequence MEHDTVEEPVYPKFLGKAGWVKKAPCRLLAKYKERYIEVERTDVAVYENEDLKSCIERLDLDNYDKCHELKSPFRRKQRLILIRSPKSGNKVPDMIFQAQTAVEKEAWIKALSEGISRAKNKVLDEVKLNESSNLQHFTRARPQGVRNRRPPTRIHMKELAELSSEGMLRLGLATMPNSTYDDVDTLVECHKSLGEPKEPEVEESRTQVKALMLPMVLPEDSDVPAEEATEGSYPVSTCKKGPPPTTPNLASNYSSELPGDSQFRRQIQPPTPPTKDKKPLQTSELNQEAADRPEVTERITENVCNDEGFVLDKETNLIIDDNTTPEGDEPSLCLEKGSVPCWHAEEIPCNDLLKDDVGPILAQISQVKANAVEECVLNVKCEASSTTLTARNIGLGVFDSRVRVTADARSEVSTQFQAASFGDLLSDSSVGIHGRSAVLPKQAFSNHLAKVENELMLEVEKTNRLMSRVVGDDDDDDGSTPAELLSKAMEKLKKADQVLTEVKKLQFTKTLNKRNSW from the exons GACCTCAAGAGCTGCATTGAAAGGCTGGACCTCGATAACTATGATAAATGTCATGAATTAAAGAGTCCATTTAGGAGGAAACAAAGACTCATTCTTATCCGATCGCCCAAGTCTGGAAATAAG GTTCCTGATATGATATTCCAAGCACAGACTGCAGTGGAGAAGGAAGCTTGGATTAAAGCCCTAAGTGAGGGAATCAGTCGTGCAAAGAACAAAGTTTTGGATGAG GTTAAGTTGAATGAAAGCAGTAATTTACAGCATTTTACCCGAGCAAGACCCCAGGGAGTTCGTAACCGCCGCCCACCAACCAGGATCCACATGAAAGAG CTTGCAGAGTTGTCATCCGAAGGAATGCTGCGCTTGGGTCTTGCCACCATGCCGAATAGCACATATGATGATGTAGACACCCTTGTAGAATGCCACAAATCCCTTGGGGAACCAAAAGAACCAGAAGTTGAGGAGAGCCGGACTCAGGTAAAG GCCCTGATGTTGCCCATGGTCCTGCCTGAAGACAGTGATGTACCTGCTGAAGAAGCCACAGAGGGTTCATACCCTGTAAGTACGTGTAAGAAAGGTCCACCCCCAACAACTCCAAATCTCGCAAGCAACTACTCAAGTGAGCTTCCTGGAGATTCCCAATTTAGGCGGCAAATCCAACCTCCAACCCCACCAACCAAAGACAAGAAGCCATTGCAAACTTCAGAACTAAACCAAGAGGCTGCAGACAGACCAGAGGTTACGGAAAGAATTACAGAGAACGTCTGCAATGATGAAGGGTTTGTTTTAGACAAAGAAACCAACTTAATCATAGACGACAACACAACTCCAGAGGGGGATGAGCCTTCATTGTGTCTTGAAAAAGGATCGGTTCCTTGTTGGCATGCAGAAGAGATCCCGTGTAATGACTTGCTGAAAGATGATGTCGGTCCAATTCTTGCTCAAATATCACAGGTTAAAGCAAATGCAGTGGAGGAATGTGTTTTAAATGTCAAGTGTGAAGCTTCTAGCACCACCTTGACAGCGAGAAATATCGGCTTAGGTGTGTTTGACAGCCGTGTAAGGGTTACAGCTGATGCCAGATCAGAGGTCTCAACACAGTTCCAAGCAGCCTCCTTTGGAGATCTGCTGTCTGACTCATCTGTCGGTATTCATGGGAGAAGTGCGGTCCTTCCCAAGCAAGCTTTCAGCAATCATTTGGCCAAAGTTGAAAATGAGCTGATGCTGGAAGTGGAAAAGACAAACAGGCTCATGAGCAGAGTGGTcggggatgatgatgatgatgatggttccACGCCGGCGGAGCTGCTAAGTAAGGCTATGGAGAAGTTAAAGAAGGCTGATCAAGTCCTCACAGAGGTCAAGAAACTGCAATTTACAAAGACTTTGAACAAAAGAAATAGCTggtga
- the znf414 gene encoding zinc finger protein 414, which produces MSSLQTADPNGHKGNRLACSLYGCTRVYTDATALESHVRDHEIPVQSLNGKVFHCCTAGCSCSFPNMHKLMEHTRRHHKPNLFFQCENCRTKLKSYRGLLSHLNTCSKVPRGKIKSMEPTSLQAVASTNPITTALATNPNPPQLEAMSTPHQLTSKIPDNSLSDTTLPPILLPQCSLNQDTFRVSSGLGEEPR; this is translated from the exons ATGTCGTCTTTACAAACTGCTGATCCAAATGGACATAAAG GAAACAGGCTGGCGTGTTCATTGTACGGATGTACACGCGTGTATACAGACGCCACTGCTTTGGAAAGTCATGTCAGGGACCATGAAATCCCAGTGCAGTCTCTAAATG GTAAAGTGTTCCACTGCTGCACTGCAGGATGCAGCTGCTCCTTCCCAAACATGCACAAACTGATGGAACACACCCGACGTCATCATAAACCCAACCTGTTCTTCCA GTGTGAGAACTGCCGCACAAAGCTAAAATCCTACCGTGGCCTCCTGAGTCACCTCAACACCTGCTCCAAAGTTCCACGGGGGAAAATCAAGTCAATGGAGCCGACATCCCTTCAAGCGGTCGCTTCGACAAACCCAATCACGACCGCCTTAGCGACTAACCCAAACCCACCTCAGCTGGAGGCGATGTCCACGCCACACCAACTCACCTCTAAGATCCCTGACAATTCTTTGTCTGATACCACTCTTCCGCCTATCCTCCTTCCTCAATGCTCGTTGAACCAAGACACTTTCAGAGTCTCTAGTGGTCTGGGAGAAGAACCCAGGTGA